DNA sequence from the Paenibacillus azoreducens genome:
TTAAAGACCTTATAAATGTATAACCCCATCCTAAAAATAGGACAGGGTTAAGATAAAGTTGTTTGATTTTTGATAAAGAACACTTCGCCGAACTTAAAACTTGCCAATAAAGTCGTTTAGCACGAAGATACTTCATCATGAAGTTACTTCTGCACAATCTGAATAAGGTTGCCGCATGTATCGTCGAAGACAGCTATTGTGAGTTCGCCCATTTTTGTTGGCTCCATTGTAAAATTCACGCCGTTTTCCAATAATCGTTTATGCTCTTTATTAATATCTGCAACGCCAAACATCGTTGCCGGAATGCCATCGGCAAATATCTTCTTTTGATACTCATTGGCTGCAGGATGGTCATTCGGTTCGAGTAAAAGCTCGGTACCGTCTTGCTCACCGGGAGAAACGAGCGCTATCCATCTAAATTCTCCGACGGGAACGTCATGCTTTTTTACAAAGCCCAGCGTTTTTGTATAAAACTCCAATGCCTTGTCTTGATCTTGAACGAATATACTGGTAACAATGATTTTCATAATGTTTTGCCTCCTTTGATATTTGCGACTTTGGTGCTTTGCTAACAATCTGGCTCCAATCAGAAAAACCCATACATTCTTCGGAAATTTTAATTAAAATTACTCTACCCATCCTTTCAGCAAATTTTTAAGTGGTTCGTTGTTGAATATAATCACTCGATATTTTCCCTTTTTTTTTGATTTTACGAGCCCTGCATCTTCCAATGCAGAAAGATGTTTAGCAATCGCCTGTCGCGAAATGGAAAGGTCGTGCTTCATAATGAGTCGTGCCGTAAGTTCATACAACGTCAGCTCGCTGCGTTCGGATAGCTCATCTAACATCAGCCGCCGAGTCGAGTCGCCAAGTGCTTTGAATATAGCGTCTTTGTTTCTATCCATATATCGAGTATAAGCAACTCAAAGGTTGCCTGTCAAGTATAAACAACTTTATGGTTGCATGATAAAGAAACCTTGTCATGCAATCTTAACAAGTTAAAGTCACATAATTGTAGTTTGAACCCCATGTTAAATACCGCCAACTTACATGAACGGATTCTCTATCCAGTTTTTTAATCGGGAATGCAGCGCATTGACGTATTGGAAATATATCTAAATATCAACAACAACGTTAAACAGAGCCAATAAAAAAACCTGTTAATCTAGTTTCTACTAGATCAACAGGTTTTATACTTTCAGATTAGCAGCGGACTAATCCATTCACTATCAAACGAGTTTCCCGCAGCTTTCCCGAACCATCAACTCTGTAGCTACATTCGCATGCAATGAATAGTCCCTGCCAGTCAGGCGGTCAATCATCAGCTTCACGGCCGTGCATCCCATCTCTTCCGTATACACTTTGACTGTTGTAAGTGGAGGATTGACGTACTTGGATACATCAATTCCGTCTATGCTGGTTATCCCTACTTGTTCCGGAATTTTAATATCCGATTCATGCAGTGCCCGCAAAGCGCCGATTGCCATGAGATCGC
Encoded proteins:
- a CDS encoding VOC family protein — protein: MKIIVTSIFVQDQDKALEFYTKTLGFVKKHDVPVGEFRWIALVSPGEQDGTELLLEPNDHPAANEYQKKIFADGIPATMFGVADINKEHKRLLENGVNFTMEPTKMGELTIAVFDDTCGNLIQIVQK
- a CDS encoding ArsR/SmtB family transcription factor, whose protein sequence is MDRNKDAIFKALGDSTRRLMLDELSERSELTLYELTARLIMKHDLSISRQAIAKHLSALEDAGLVKSKKKGKYRVIIFNNEPLKNLLKGWVE